One genomic region from Streptomyces sp. NBC_00582 encodes:
- the metH gene encoding methionine synthase yields the protein MASVPPTPSADSRTRVSELRQALATRVVVADGAMGTMLQAQEPTLEDFQNLEGCNEILNLTRPDIVRSVHEAYFDAGVDCVETNTFGANHSAMAEYDIAERVHELSEAGARIARETADAYTARDGRQRWVLGSIGPGTKLPTLGHIGYGTLRDGFQANAEGLLAGGADALIVETTQDLLQTKSSILGAKRAMEATGTEVPLLVSMAFETTGTMLLGSEIGAALTALEPLGIDMIGLNCSTGPAEMSEHLRYLARHSRTPLLCMPNAGLPILTKDGAHFPLDPEGLADAQQNFVRDYGLNLVGGCCGTTPEHLRQLVERVQGATPVERAPRPEPGAASLYQTVPFRQDTSYLAIGERTNANGSKKFREAMLEARWDDCVEMAREQIREGAHMLDLCVDYVGRDGVADMEELAGRFATASTLPIVLDSTEVDVIQAGLEKLGGRAVINSVNYEDGDGPESRFARVTRLAQEHGAALIALTIDEEGQARTPEKKVEIAERLIDDLTGNWGIQESDILIDTLTFTICTGQEESRGDGIATIEAIRELKRRHPDVQTTLGLSNISFGLNPAARILLNSVFLDECVKAGLDSAIVHASKILPIARFSEEEVQTALDLIHDRRAEGYDPLQKLMQLFEGATAKSLKAGKAEELAALPLEERLKRRIIDGERNGLEADLDEALQDRPALDIVNETLLDGMKVVGELFGSGQMQLPFVLQSAEVMKAAVAHLEPHMEKSDADGKGTIVLATVRGDVHDIGKNLVDIILSNNGYNVVNLGIKQPVSAILDAAQEHRADVIGMSGLLVKSTVIMKENLEELNSRGLAANYPVILGGAALTRAYVEQDLHEIYQGEVRYARDAFEGLHLMDALIGVKRGVPGAKLPELKQRRVRAGAAVTVEERPEEGHVRSDVATDNPIPEPPFWGTRVIKGIQLKEYATWLDEGALFKGQWGLKQARTGDGPTYEELVETEGRPRLRGLLDRLQTENLLEAAVVHGYFPCVSKDDDLIILDEHGNERTRFTFPRQRRGRRLCLADFFRPQESGETDVVGLQVVTVGSRIGEETAKLFASDSYRDYLELHGLSVQLAEALAEYWHARVRSELGFAGEDPADIEDMFSLKYRGARFSLGYGACPDLEDRAKIADLLQPERIGVHLSEEFQLHPEQSTDAIVIHHPEAKYFNAR from the coding sequence ATGGCCTCTGTGCCGCCGACCCCTTCCGCCGACAGCCGGACCCGTGTGTCCGAGCTCCGCCAGGCCCTGGCCACCCGTGTGGTGGTGGCCGACGGGGCCATGGGCACCATGCTCCAGGCCCAGGAGCCCACCCTCGAGGACTTCCAGAACCTCGAGGGCTGCAACGAGATCCTCAACCTCACCCGGCCCGACATCGTCCGTTCGGTCCACGAGGCCTACTTCGACGCGGGCGTCGACTGCGTCGAGACCAACACGTTCGGCGCAAACCACTCCGCGATGGCCGAGTACGACATCGCCGAGCGCGTCCACGAGCTGTCCGAGGCGGGCGCCCGCATCGCCCGCGAAACCGCCGACGCCTACACCGCCCGCGACGGACGGCAGCGCTGGGTCCTCGGCTCGATCGGCCCCGGCACCAAGCTGCCCACCCTCGGCCACATCGGCTACGGCACCCTGCGCGACGGCTTCCAGGCCAACGCCGAGGGACTCCTCGCCGGCGGCGCCGACGCCCTGATCGTCGAGACCACCCAGGACCTCCTGCAGACCAAGTCGTCCATCCTGGGCGCCAAGCGCGCCATGGAGGCCACCGGCACCGAGGTCCCCCTGCTGGTCTCCATGGCCTTCGAGACGACCGGCACCATGCTGCTGGGCTCCGAGATCGGCGCCGCGCTCACCGCGCTGGAACCCCTCGGCATCGACATGATCGGCCTGAACTGTTCCACCGGCCCCGCCGAGATGAGCGAACACCTGCGCTATCTCGCCCGGCACTCCCGCACCCCCCTGCTGTGCATGCCGAACGCCGGTCTGCCGATCCTCACCAAGGACGGCGCCCACTTCCCGCTCGACCCCGAGGGTCTGGCCGACGCCCAGCAGAACTTCGTACGCGACTACGGCCTCAACCTCGTCGGCGGCTGCTGCGGCACCACCCCCGAGCACCTCAGGCAGCTCGTGGAGCGCGTCCAGGGCGCCACGCCCGTCGAGCGCGCCCCCCGCCCCGAGCCCGGCGCCGCCTCGCTCTACCAGACGGTCCCCTTCCGCCAGGACACCTCGTACCTGGCGATCGGCGAGCGCACCAACGCCAACGGCTCCAAGAAGTTCCGCGAGGCCATGCTCGAGGCCCGCTGGGACGACTGCGTCGAGATGGCCCGCGAGCAGATCCGCGAGGGCGCGCACATGCTCGACCTGTGCGTCGACTACGTCGGCCGCGACGGCGTCGCCGACATGGAGGAGCTCGCGGGCCGCTTCGCCACCGCCTCCACCCTGCCGATCGTGCTGGACTCCACCGAGGTCGACGTCATCCAGGCCGGTCTGGAGAAGCTCGGCGGCCGCGCGGTGATCAACTCCGTGAACTACGAGGACGGCGACGGACCCGAGTCCCGCTTCGCTCGCGTCACCCGGCTGGCCCAGGAGCACGGCGCCGCGCTGATCGCCCTCACCATCGACGAGGAGGGCCAGGCCCGCACCCCCGAGAAGAAGGTCGAGATCGCCGAACGGCTCATCGACGACCTCACCGGGAACTGGGGCATCCAGGAGTCGGACATCCTCATCGACACCCTGACCTTCACCATCTGCACCGGTCAGGAGGAGTCCCGGGGGGACGGCATCGCCACCATCGAGGCGATCCGCGAACTCAAGCGCCGCCACCCCGACGTCCAGACCACCCTCGGTCTGTCCAACATCTCCTTCGGCCTCAACCCGGCCGCCCGCATCCTGCTGAACTCCGTCTTCCTCGACGAGTGCGTCAAGGCGGGCCTGGACTCCGCCATCGTCCACGCCTCCAAGATCCTCCCCATCGCCCGCTTCAGCGAGGAGGAGGTGCAGACCGCCCTCGACCTCATCCACGACCGCCGCGCCGAGGGCTACGACCCCCTCCAGAAGCTCATGCAGCTCTTCGAGGGCGCCACCGCGAAGTCCCTCAAGGCCGGCAAGGCCGAGGAACTCGCCGCCCTGCCGCTGGAGGAGCGCCTCAAGCGCCGCATCATCGACGGCGAGCGCAACGGCCTGGAGGCCGACCTCGACGAGGCCCTCCAGGACCGCCCCGCGCTGGACATCGTCAACGAGACGCTCCTGGACGGCATGAAGGTCGTCGGCGAGCTGTTCGGCTCCGGCCAGATGCAGCTGCCCTTCGTGCTCCAGTCCGCCGAGGTCATGAAGGCCGCCGTCGCCCACCTCGAACCGCACATGGAGAAGTCCGACGCCGACGGCAAGGGCACCATCGTCCTCGCCACCGTGCGCGGAGACGTCCACGACATCGGCAAGAACCTCGTCGACATCATCCTGTCCAACAACGGCTACAACGTCGTCAACCTCGGCATCAAGCAGCCCGTCTCCGCGATCCTCGACGCCGCCCAGGAGCACCGCGCCGACGTCATCGGCATGTCCGGTCTCCTGGTCAAGTCCACGGTGATCATGAAGGAGAACCTGGAGGAGCTCAACAGCCGGGGCCTCGCCGCGAACTACCCGGTCATCCTCGGCGGCGCCGCCCTCACCCGCGCCTACGTCGAGCAGGACCTGCACGAGATCTACCAGGGCGAGGTCCGCTACGCCCGCGACGCCTTCGAGGGCCTGCACCTGATGGACGCCCTCATCGGCGTCAAGCGGGGCGTCCCCGGCGCCAAGCTGCCCGAGCTCAAGCAGCGCCGGGTGCGCGCCGGAGCCGCCGTGACCGTCGAGGAACGGCCCGAGGAGGGCCACGTCCGCTCCGACGTCGCCACCGACAACCCCATCCCCGAGCCGCCCTTCTGGGGCACCCGCGTCATCAAGGGCATCCAGCTCAAGGAGTACGCCACCTGGCTGGACGAGGGCGCCCTCTTCAAGGGCCAGTGGGGCCTCAAGCAGGCCCGCACCGGCGACGGACCGACCTACGAGGAGCTCGTCGAGACCGAGGGCCGCCCGCGTCTGCGCGGCCTGCTCGACCGGCTCCAGACGGAGAACCTCCTGGAAGCCGCCGTGGTCCACGGCTACTTCCCCTGCGTGTCCAAGGACGACGACCTGATCATCCTGGACGAGCACGGCAACGAACGCACCCGGTTCACCTTCCCGCGCCAGCGCCGCGGCCGCCGGCTGTGCCTCGCGGACTTCTTCCGCCCCCAGGAGTCGGGCGAGACCGACGTCGTCGGCCTCCAGGTCGTCACCGTCGGCTCCCGCATCGGCGAGGAGACCGCCAAGCTCTTCGCGTCGGACTCCTACCGCGACTACCTCGAACTGCACGGCCTGTCCGTCCAGCTCGCGGAGGCCCTCGCCGAGTACTGGCACGCGCGGGTGCGCTCCGAGCTGGGCTTCGCCGGCGAGGACCCCGCCGACATCGAGGACATGTTCTCCCTGAAGTACCGCGGTGCCCGCTTCTCCCTCGGCTACGGCGCCTGCCCCGACCTGGAGGACCGCGCCAAGATCGCCGACCTGCTCCAGCCCGAGCGGATCGGCGTCCACCTGTCCGAGGAGTTCCAGCTCCACCCCGAGCAGTCCACCGACGCGATCGTGATCCACCACCCGGAGGCGAAGTACTTCAACGCCCGGTGA
- a CDS encoding HAD family hydrolase → MTSTVPAPFTRTAEGSALQAVLLDMDGTLVDTEGFWWDVEVEVFAGLGHALDDSWRHVVVGGPMSRSAGFLIEATGADITLAELSVLLNDGFEDRITRALPLMPGAARLLAELVEHEIPTALVSASHRRIIDRVLASLGPQHFTLTVAGDEVARTKPHPDPYLLAAAGLGVDPARCAVVEDTATGVASAEAAGCHVVAVPSVAPIPAAARRTVVPTLEQVDLSFLRGLMPL, encoded by the coding sequence ATGACCAGCACGGTTCCCGCGCCATTCACCCGCACGGCCGAAGGCTCGGCCCTCCAGGCGGTGCTCCTGGACATGGACGGCACCCTGGTGGACACCGAGGGCTTCTGGTGGGACGTCGAGGTCGAGGTCTTCGCCGGTCTCGGCCACGCCCTCGACGACTCCTGGCGCCATGTCGTGGTCGGCGGCCCGATGAGCCGCAGCGCCGGGTTCCTGATCGAGGCGACCGGGGCCGACATCACCCTCGCCGAACTGTCCGTCCTGCTCAACGACGGGTTCGAGGACCGCATCACCCGCGCCCTGCCCCTGATGCCGGGAGCCGCCCGGCTGCTCGCCGAACTCGTCGAGCACGAGATCCCGACGGCCCTCGTCTCGGCCTCGCACCGGCGCATCATCGACCGCGTCCTGGCCTCGCTCGGGCCCCAGCACTTCACGCTGACCGTCGCCGGCGACGAGGTGGCCCGCACCAAGCCGCACCCCGACCCCTACCTCCTGGCGGCCGCGGGCCTCGGCGTGGACCCGGCCAGATGCGCCGTCGTCGAGGACACCGCGACCGGCGTCGCCTCGGCGGAGGCGGCGGGCTGCCATGTCGTGGCGGTGCCCTCCGTGGCCCCGATCCCCGCGGCCGCCCGGCGCACCGTGGTGCCCACGCTGGAACAGGTCGACTTGTCTTTTCTCCGCGGTCTGATGCCCCTGTGA